From the Candidatus Methanoplasma cognatum genome, one window contains:
- a CDS encoding cobalamin-dependent protein (Presence of a B(12) (cobalamin)-binding domain implies dependence on cobalamin itself, in one of its several forms, or in some unusual lineages, dependence on a cobalamin-like analog.) → MSIEQILADLRTAVETWNVKLAQDSTNAAIKEGIKVKEIIEKGLGKGMETIGERFDKAEIYLPQVVAASKTMEAAIKILEPLMTSGAGALRGTVIMGTVEGDIHEIGKNVCCAMLRGAGYNVIDLGPDTSSQAFLDAAEENNAKIIGGSALMTTTLESQRELVEAKKEVDAPYKCIFGGAPCTKAWCDEIGADGYSATAAEIIELVNELMK, encoded by the coding sequence ATGAGCATAGAGCAGATCTTGGCAGACCTCAGAACGGCGGTCGAGACCTGGAACGTAAAACTTGCCCAGGACTCGACGAATGCCGCCATCAAAGAGGGTATAAAAGTAAAAGAAATAATAGAAAAAGGCCTCGGAAAAGGAATGGAGACCATAGGAGAAAGATTCGACAAGGCAGAGATATATCTGCCTCAGGTGGTGGCAGCATCCAAAACGATGGAGGCCGCCATAAAGATCCTTGAGCCGCTGATGACGTCAGGCGCGGGGGCGCTCAGGGGAACCGTGATAATGGGTACTGTAGAGGGGGACATCCATGAGATCGGAAAGAACGTGTGCTGTGCGATGCTCAGGGGAGCAGGGTACAATGTGATCGACCTCGGGCCGGACACATCGTCGCAGGCTTTCCTTGACGCAGCGGAGGAGAACAACGCAAAGATAATCGGCGGCTCCGCACTGATGACCACGACGCTTGAGTCGCAGAGGGAGCTGGTAGAGGCCAAGAAAGAGGTTGATGCGCCGTACAAGTGCATCTTCGGCGGCGCACCCTGCACAAAAGCATGGTGCGACGAGATCGGCGCGGACGGATACTCCGCGACGGCAGCCGAGATTATCGAACTCGTGAATGAACTGATGAAGTGA